The nucleotide sequence AACAATCAGTAGGTAGAGGTAGAACTATAACTACCTAAAACCCTTATCTCCCACTCAAGCTCAACATTAAATTTATCTTTTACTGCATTTTGTACTCTGTTGCCAAGGTTTTCTAAGTCAAGTGCAGTTGCATTGTTGTAATTGAGCAGAAAATTACAATGTTTCTTAGAAATTTTAGCTCTGCCGTTATTTAATCCTCGGCAGCCAGACTCATCAATCAGTTTCCATGCCTGATAACCCCTTGGATTTTTGAATATACAGCCAGCAGTTTTTCCTCTTACTGGTTGGCTTTTGTTTTTTTTGTCAATAACTTCCTTTAATCTTTGCAATATAAGCTCATACTCTGAACTTACTCCTTTAAATTCAGCTTCAACAAAAATCCACTTGCCTTTTAGATCATGTCCACGATAAAAATATCCCATTTCTTCGCTGGAGAATTCATACAAATTTCCATCTTCTAGATTCACTGCCCTTATCGACTGTACAACACTTGCAATATCACTACCATATGCACCTGCATTCATTTCTATTCCACCACCAACTGTTCCTGGAATTCCTGCAAGAAACTCAAGTCCACTAATTTGCTGCTCCCCGGCAAAGTATGCAAGGTTACTAAGCAATGCAGCACCACCTGCAACAATCGAGTTATTATCTTTACATTTTATATATGCAAATTCCTTACCTAATTTCACCATTATTCCTCGAATGCCACTATCTCGAATTATTATGTTGGATGTTGCACCGATAACACTAATTGGCAACTCCGCATCTTTTATCAAGCATATTAGATCCTCAATGTCACATGGCTTAAAAAGTACATCAGCTTGGCCACCAACATTTAACCATGTCATTTTAGACATCGAAACATTATAACGATAGATTCCACGTACTTTAGGTAAGCTTATAAGCATTTCGATTTTAACTCTACTCCTGCATTCACACCCATTTCTTCTGCATCTTCTACAAATGAAGTGCGTTCAGTAAAGTATATACCTCTCTCGCCCGCTAACATACAACGAAGACGTAGCATGTTTTCACTCATATATTCTGCTAAAGCTGCAAGCGGTGTAAAGCATGAACCATTTACTGTCTTCATGAAACTGCGCTCTGATTTTGCCCTTATAAAAGACATATTATTATTAATTTTCTCTAAAAGATCGATAACTTTTATATCATTCTTTCGGCATTGAATGCAAATTGCCCCCTGCCCTACTGCGTTTAACATGACTTTTGGTGATAATACTTCTGTAATTAAATGGTGTTTTTTTAATCTTATCAGTCCTGCTTCGGCTAAAATCATTCCATCAAAATTCTGATTTTGCAGTCTAGTTGTCACATTTCCACGCAGTGGCACTACATTTAAGTCTGGCCTGAGATTTAACAGCTGAACTTTTCTTCTTATTGAAGAAGTTGCAATTGTAGCCTGCTGTGGCAAAGTTTTTAGGCTCTTATATTTATGAGAAATAAATACATCACATGGACTTAGCCTCTCTAAAACACAAGGAATTGTTAAGTCCTTCGAGAAAAACGCAGGTACATCTTTTAGCGAATGAACCGCCATGTCTATATTGTTCTCAAGTAGCTCATCCTCAATCTCCCTGAGGAACAGTCCTTTACCTCCTATTTCAGCAAGGGTTACATTAGCATATTTATCACCAGAAGTTTTGATTTTTATGATCTCAACGGATAGATTAGGAAAAGACTCTAATAATCTTTGTTTTGCTTCCAAAGCTTGGGTGATCGCAAGGTCGCTTCCTCTCGTACCTATTTTAACTAGCATATATCCTTCATATTATATGTCTATATTCTATGTCCATTTTTTATTATCTCCAGTTTAGTTATTGAATACTTTATAATTAGTACATAGTATCACGAACATTTAGTAATCGAGGAGTATGTATGTTTGATATTTTAAAAGATTCTAATGGCAGATTTAATAAAAAGAATATTTTACCTCTTGTAGGTGCCACTGTCGCTATTATTCTAACAGCATTAAATGCAGTAGTAGCAATTCCCAGATTTTTCTCTCACCCCTCTCTATCTAGTCCTCTCGTTTGGAAAGATTTAAGTTATAGTAAATTTCTTGCTAATCACATACCACTTAGCATAGTTATTTTCTTAACACTTGGTTTATGCACTTACCTTGCAATTGACAAAATTAGACAAAACAAACAAACAGAGAATCTGAGAGCCAACTCTGAATCTAATACATGTGTTTATACTGCTTCAATAAATGATATTCTAGAAGAACAAAATCAATTATAGAGATATTGGTTCTAGGCTTGTTTTTTATCTTTCACGGACCTTTTCATTTAGGTGCTTGTGATTAGCAACCATTCAGTTTACACTATACCTAAGTATAGTTTAAATTTATGCTAAACAAGCTCACAGTTAAATCTCTTTCAGTATTGCTAATTTTTTTGCTATCTTTATATATAATACTGCCAAACTTCTTTGATAATAAGTTTCTCACCTCAAAAAAGAGGATAAATCTAGGGCTCGACCTGAAAGGTGGATCATCTATACTCCTGAACGTAGATTTAGATTTTTATTTTAAAGAGAAATTGAGCATGCTAGCCGATGAAATAAAAGAAGGTCTGTTAACACAAAGGATTGAATTCAGCATAAAAAACGATAAACAAATAGTTGTAACTTTAAGTAATATGGATGATTACAAAAAAGTTTCGATGTTAATTCATAAAATAAACCCAAACTTAGAGCTGAATAGAAAAGATACTTCAATTTTTATTTCATATAAACCACATTATAAGAATTCATTAATCAATGAAGTAGTTTCAGAGTCAATAATTAATGTTCAAAGACGCTTAGATAAGCTTGGTACTAAGGAAGTAAGTGTGCAGAAACAAGGACAAAATAAGATATTAGTCCAAGTTCCTGGAGTAGAAGACACTCAGCAGATAAAATCTCTGCTTGGCAAAACAGCCAAGCTGGCCTTCCATTTGGCAAACACCAATGTAGCTAAAATGCAAGATATCGATCATGACACTACGATTATGCTCAAGGATTCTTTGGGTAATTCCTACCCGATATTCCGCAAAACTGAAATAGGCGGTGATTCATTAGTTAATGCATCAGTCAGATTTGGCAATTTAGGTAAACCGACAGTACATTTTAAATTTGATAGCGTAGCAAGCAAAAGATTTGCAAAAATCACTAAAGAAAATGTAGGAAAGCCCTTTGCAATTGTTCTAGATAACACAGTCTTAACTGTACCAACAATACGTGAGCCCATTCTAAATGGAGAGGGAGAAATTAGCGGTAACTTCACTGAAAAACAGGCAAGTGAACTTGCAATACTTTTAAAATCCGGTGCACTACCAGCACCACTTAAAATAATTGAAGAAAAAAACATTGGTCCAAGCCTTGGAGAAGAGTCAATAAAAGCAGGAGAAGTTGCAGCAATAATATCTATCATAGCCGTTGGTTTATCTATAATAATTACTTACGGCAAATTAGGCTTTTTAGCGTCTGTTGCACTCGTTTTTAATGTAATCTCTATACTACTCATTCTTACCTTACTTGAAGCAACTCTTACTCTCCCTGGAATTGCCGGCATTGCACTAACTGTTGGTATGTCAGTTGATGCAAATGTTTTGATATTTGAACGCATCCGCGAAGAAATAAGAGCAGGAAAAAGAACAGCTCGTGCCATTGAAGAAGGATTTAAAAACGCAATAAAAACAATTCTTGATTCAAACCTCACTACACTAATTGCTTCAGGAATAATGTTCATTATTGGTAGCGGAGCAATTAGAGGATTTTCTATCACTTTATCGATAGGAGTTTTATGCTCGATGTTTTCTGCAATTATAGTCACAAAACTTCTGATAGAATTGTGCATGAACCCAAAAAAGCTAGTACTTTAGTATCTGTTCAGCAGAGTGACAAAATAAGATAGACGAGAAAAGACAACTAAATGGTTGTCATGCAAGTCAGCTATCCAGTCTTTTCGTCGTCAAAAACGTTGTAACATGCTCACCAATTTAGTGAGCATAAAACCAATATATTTGTGGAGGAAAAGGAAAGAAGAAACAGAAACCATCTTCAGGCTATCACAAAGGATATGGCCATAAGATTAAAGATATGGATAGATTTATCAAATTTCTGGATGGAAATCAAGATATTAGAATTGAAAAGATAATTGAAGAATTTGGTAATATGTGTAGAAACACAATATAAAATTACCTTAGCAAAGTAAACTATACATATAAAAAAACTTTTCTTTATCGAGAAAGAGAAACGCAAAGAGTTCATAAAAAAAAGTAGAAGAAAGAAAGAAATAAATAAAGAAAACTTGATATACATAGATGAGTCTGGAATAGAGGACAATGAATTTTATGAATATGGGTGGTCTCAAAGAGGCAAGAGGTTATTTGCCCAGGGTTTAAAAGAAAGAGGGTAAGCATGATTGGAGCACTAAATGAAGGAAAAGTTAAAGCACCATGGATAATTGATGGCTACTGCAACAGCGAGATTTTTGATGCTTATGTAGAAAATGTACTTGTTCCTGTATTTAAACCTGGACAGACTATTGTTCTCGACAATGCGAGCTTTTATAAATCTGCAAGGACGAAAAATTTGATAGAAAATATTGGGTGTAAAATTTTGTTCTTACCTCCATACTCGCCAGATTTAAATCCGATTGAGAAGTTCTGATCAAGCACGCCATAAGAAAGGCTCTACAAACCTTTTGGCCCAATATTAATTCGGCTATTGATTTTGTTTTTCAGCAATCAGCTAAGCCTTTCTTGGGTTAGCTATATTACTAAAATCTCGTATTCTACATTTGACTTTAATAGCTCTTTATCTTCCTGAAATCTGAATGTTTTATCAATGCATCTTCTATTCATCCGTTAGCAATACTTTCACTTATTCCATAGCTTTGCGCTATATGGAAATATGTACGGTATTTACGCAAATATTCTAGTGCTATTAACAAACATGCATTGTTTATTTGGTTTTCCTCCTCTTGCATTTTTCTTGCCTCTTCCTCTATTAAAATTTCTATTATTTTTCCAATGTTTTTCTTTTTACTCCTCTTAGTCTTCGAAGCTTCTCTTCATCAAGTTTACTTACCTGCTCAAAATTTATACCTTCCCTAATATTGCTTCTACTACTTGTTTCTTAAGTTATCCAAGAAGTCTAATGGCAAGCACTGACCACTTTTGCTTCAGATGCCCTTGAACAGATATTATTACTAGAAATTAAACATCAAACCAACTTCAATATTATGAGTGGATATATCATCTGCAATAGGTATTGGGATACTAAAGTAACGATAGCCGAAAAAGGTTTTAACTTCTGGGATTATTGAGTAGTCAACACCAAGCTTTATTTGATAAGCAAACCAAGGAACATTCAGTGGCATTGAATTTTCTGGTGACCCATTAATCTTTTTTAATCTAAAAACTGTTGGCCCTATACCAAGACCAATATACGGAGCAAATTGTGTATCTTGAATGCTGGAGTTATAATAGAAGTTTAATAAAAATGCAAACACGCTTGCTGATTTCTCAAATACCGGAGGAGAATTACTATCTTTAATATTGGCTGTAGAATACATAGCTTCAAAATCAACTCGGCCATTTTCCCCAGCATAGTAACCTAAAGATACGCTCCTAAGCCACTGGAAATCAATTTTGCCGTTAAATTTCTCTATACTCTGAATTTCATCCACTAATCCCGCTTTGATAAACAATGATACTACTTTTTCTTGCAAAGAAAGATTAGGATTAGCTGTATTGATTAAATTAATAAACCTTTCTCCTATTGCCTTTATACCCTTTACAAATGTTTCTGAATTATCATTGTATATCTTACCACCGTTAGCACTAACATAGAAATCAAGTTTTTTTGATTTTTCCTTTGTAGGTTCAGCTTGATCTGTAATACGTGGCCACATATTTTTCTGACCAGCTGCTTGGAAAATAGAAGGTGAACTACTTTTAAGTTCTTGATATTTTATTGGTATTTCTCTTTCAGCAACCTCTTCAGAACGTATTACACTTTCATTATTATCTGTTTCTAATTTTAACGGTTGTACTTGCTCAATGTGTCTATTGTTACTGATATAAGTAATAAAAAAATAGACACACGGAATGAAGATGAAAAATAAAGCAATAGATATTCTAATTATCATAAATGAATTATCACTTATAGTATAACTACTATATCATATATTCCTTTAATGTACAAAAATTAAGAAATAATATTTCCAATTAAACAATTATTTTCTATTCCTTTAACATGAGCTTTCACAATACTTTTAGCTTGAACTCTTGATGTAAGTTTTATTACTGCAAAATTTTCTGTTCTACCAATATTATTCTGCTCAACCAAAACGCTTTGCTCAGTGCCGAGCAAAGATTGATAAAAACTGCTCATCATTTCTTTATTTATTTCTCTTAGATGCTTTACTCGTTCTTTACGTACATTCTCTGGTATTTGTGGCATCCGTGCAGCAGGTGTGTTTTTCCGCTCTGAATATGGAAAAGCATGTAGATAAACTACATTTATTTTTTTCAGTAAATCAACTGTATCCTGAAACATTTCATCAGTTTCTGTTGGAAATCCAGCAATAATATCAGCGCCAAATGCTATATTAGGTCTTAAGCTCTTCATTTTATGATAAAATTCTATCACTTGTTCTCTATTGTGACGACGTTTCATTCTCTTTAGTATTAAATTATTACCAGACTGTAGACTCAAGTGTAAGTGAGGCATAAGTCTTGACTCATTAGCTATTAAATCCATTAGTTCATCATCAACTTCAGCAACATCAATAGAGGAAAGTCTTAGTCTCTTTAACTGTGGTATATCCTTTAAAACTCTCCTAACCATCGAACCAAGTGATTGCTTACCAAACAAATCTGTACCAAAGTCAGTAATATCAACACCTGTAAACACCACTTCTTGATACCCATTTTCTATAAAAATCTTAATTTGCTCTATAATATTGTTTACTGGCACAGATCGATTATTCCCTCTTGCCTCAGTAATTGAGCAAAATGTGCAGCTATGATTACAACCATTTTGAATTTCAATAAATGCCCTTGATTTATCTTCAAATCCATTAATGAGAATAGGTTCTACTTGGTTATCACTGACTAAGGTTTCATCATTATTTAGTAGATAATTTTCAGCTCTTAGTTTGTCTTGATTACCTAGCACTTTACTTACACCAGGAATATCACTATATGATTTAGGATCTAATTGAACAGCGCAGCCAACTACGATAATTTCTTTACTTGGGTCATTCTTATAGATCTTACGTATTTTTTGCTTTACTTGACGTTCTGCTTCGTTTGTCACTGCACAGCTATGCACCACAACAACATTTTCTCTCTTCGCTTTTTTTAATGCTTCTTTGATTAACTCACTCTCGTAGAAATTTAGACGACAACCAAATGTTATTACTTCATTCATGCTTTTGCTTTAATAGGTCTAAATTATATCAAATATCCAAGAAAAATGACTATTTTTTGGTGGATAAATGTATAACTAGTGCAAAAATACCATCAATCTCACTTTCTTCTTTTTAAATATAAAGATCTTTACACCAAGAAACATCATTGTGGCCAACCCTTTGATTATCGATCTTTTCTGCCTGGTCAAGATACTCACCACCATTTTCAATAAAGTTAACATCATATGATTGAGCCATATCTCTTAATTCATGATTAAAAGCAAGTTGAGCGATGTTTTGCTCAAAAAAATACGACTTTTCAGGCTTAGAATAAAATATTGCACACATTATATCTTTTCCAGGCTTAGCTTGGAGTATCTCTTCTATTCTCTCTTTTCCTAGCTTTTCTTCAAATTTTGTCTTTATTCTATCTTGGCTAAGTATATTTTGTTTATATTGATCACAGATCTTTTGTAATATAAGCAAATCTGTAACAGCAATTATGTCATTATTGTCTTTACTTACTAATATTCCATCAGGTATCGTTATATCACTTCCTATACCTTTTTGCTCATTATCCCTGTTATAAAGTTTTTTTCTCTGTTCTATGTACTTATCGTTACTGATACTATCGAGAGCATCAAAATCTATATAAATTATCCCTTCTTCTATTTTAGATTCTTTTTGCCTGCATAGCATACAATAAGCTGCAATGTACCGGAAGGTATCAATTTCAATTGCAAAACTGGTTCTTTCTTCAGGTTTTTTGTTATACATATCATAAAAGTAATCTTGAATGCTCATGTCCTTTCCATTGATTTTCCATCCTTGATCAACTTCTTTCCAACAAGGATTATATTTAGGGTCATGTAGATCTATAACATATACTCCTTTTACCTCTTTAAATCTATCTCTTAATTCCTCGATTTGACCTGATTTGAATCCTGATCCGTTTACAACTAAAAAGATATCTCTTTCTTCGTTAGTCTTTTGTTTATGTTTAATTAATACATCCACATAATTAAATTTGCTATTTTTGCCGTCCGGCAAAGTTTTTCCAGTATCTTTTGGAATCCACGTTACAATAATTGGCGCTGTGTTTGGTAAAATTTGCATTTTTTTATCTATACCCATAAATCTTCTATAATAGTTGCTATGTTTTATTTTATCATAAAATTATTAGTTATTATTAAATGTACAGAAAAAACAACAAGATATCAGTTCTTTTGGATGCAATAGACTCATTAACTCTTTCTATATTGATATAGACTTCATAATTTAACTACAATTACAGTATGTTATTTAGATACTTCTGAACTCACCACTTTATTCCACTGATCTTCATCTAAAATTTACCACCCCCAATCCCACTGCTTTTTTATATTTTGACTAGGTCTTCTCCTACAATTAGGTAATCAGTACTTTTATCTGAAATGTACCATATAACTACACCAAGCTACAAATATGACACAAGAATTTAGATTATTTTAGTTATTCTCTTGTATAAGATACTCTTTTATCAAAAAGAGGACTATATGAGTGAAGCAACTTTTTCTGAAAAAATCAGCTTTCTAGAGAGGACATAGCAGAGTTAAAAGAACTTATGTATCTTGAACGAAGTGAAGTAAGTGAAAGTGGAACAGGTCTATATTTAGGAATTGAGACAAGGCCTCATTTAGGTAAATATTGCTATGCAGACTTTTCTTGATAGCAAGCATATTGCTTTTTAGAAAAATATTAGTAGCATCAAACAAGAGATTGATATTAGTTTTTCTGTCAGATTAAGTTGCGTCTAGTACAACTGACTATGCAAATAAGCTTTGAAATATTTTAATTAGAGTGTATTTTCGTGTTCATTGCTATGAATGGGTGGCTGCACACTTTCCAGATGGCTATTCACTTCGATTGAATCGCCTAAATCATGTTCTATTTTTAATTTAAATCCTAACTTCTCGCAGAATTTGTAGAAATATTCTTTAATAATATCAAATAAATTTCTGCCATCAGTTTTATAATCTCTCAATTTTCGAGGCACAGTCAGTGAGAATTTGCCATCTTTATATACCACACTACCTTTTCCATCCTGAGATTCAAGTGTAAATTCCAGTGAGCTGGATAGATCACATAGCTTATCACCGAATTGACCATTACTCTCGTGGAAGAATATCGGTAGTTTCATATCAGACCTAATACTCACATTATTTTGGTTAACATAATCGATATTTATAACTTTTTCAGGGGAAGGTACTATAAGTGAATATTGTTCAAGTGAATTTTGAGATTCTATAGATACAATAGCTTCATACCCTGCCTGATTACAATTGGTAACCAACTCCTCTAAGATAGAGTCACTTGGAACTTGAGCTTCAGCATATCTAAACATTTCCTTAAAAATCTCTTTTGCGAACGGTCGATAATTTCCGTTCTCTTTCTCTGGTAATAGGTGAGCATAATTTGTACCTAGACTGTAAAATTCTTCAAATTTCTTTTTGTACTGGTCATTTTTTTTATGGTCAGGAATTTTTTCGTTTTTGTAATGTTCTGCCCAAATCTTGTCAAATTCTTTTTTGTCTCTATTTATCAGTGCTTTAATTAAGATTTTATCTACACTTTGATCATTAATAGTAAAATCCATTCTGTCAATGTCTTGATACGCCTGTTTACCAGAGTTTGCTTCCACATTCTTTTTACCAGCTCTTAACTTGCTAAAATCAAACTTTTCTGCCTGAGCTTTTAGTGTAACGACTGGATTTTCATTTTTTTCCTGTGTAGAGTTGTTCATTGTTAATACTTTGATATGAATTGCTGATAGTATAATAATACATAAAAATAGTTAATATGTCAATAATATACTTAACATAGACAGTCATAATAGGGTGACAGGATTTTAGTAAGGCTCTATTATGAATAAACGGTTTTACACAGTATGAATGTTGATGAGCAGTCAAGTGTGCTGACTTTTCTAAATAGTAAAATTGAGAATATACCAAGGTTTCATTCCGCAATATTGCCTAAACTTTGCGGCGGAGACAGAGTAATGGACTTGCTGTTTTATAGGCCGCTCAGTTATGTGGATAGAAGTAAATCACTACCTGATGCTCAAGTGGGAGAATTTACAACTTTTATGGCAAAAGTGTATGAGCACCAGCGCCCCACTGTTAGAGGTAGGCCATATAAAATAATCGTTGAAAGTGAAAGTCAGTATTTATTTATAGTTTTTTTTAATTACTCAGTTAAATATTTGTATAAATTATTTCCAGTTGGAACAGATATAGTCATCAGTGGTAAACTTGAAAAGTTTGCCGAACATTGGCAAATTACTCACCCAGATTACATGTTGTCTGATATCAATCAATTTAAAGAAATAGCCTGCATAGAGCCAATTTACCAATTATGTCGCGGTATTACTAACAAGAGCATTAGAAACATAATAAGTTCTAATCTAAAAGATTTGCCTGATTTGCCAGAGTGGATAGATGAAACATTAATCAAGCAAAAGAAATGGCTGAATTGGAAAGAAAGCATCATAAGATTGCACAGACCGAGCTCACTCGTAGAAGCAGAAGTTTGCAGAGAAAGACTTGCTTATGATGAGCTATTTGCGTACCAGTTGGCACTAAAGCTTGCAAGGGAAAATCATGTAAAAAAAGGAGGAAGGGAATTTGTAATATTGAATAAATACAAAGAGCAGGTCTTAAATGAATTACCGTTCCAATTAACAAATGATCAAATTCGAGCGATAGATGAAATCTCAGAAAGACAAAAATCCAAATACCGTATGGTAAGTCTGCTACAAGGTGACGTTGGTAGTGGAAAAACCGTGGTTGCACTCTTTACGATGCTGAATGTGGTAGAAAATAACATGCAAGCAGCTTTAATGGCACCAACCACTATCTTAGAGCCTGTACGTGATCTCAAAAAAGGGATAGAATGAGAGGATAAAGTATATAAAGTAGGATATGCGAAGTTTATATCCAAGTGATATAAGTCGAGAAAAGTTTGAGATTATTGTAGCAGATCTGGAGTCTTGCAGGAAGAGGACAAAGCCAAGAACACTTGATTTATATCATGTATTTTGTGGAGTGTTATACGTCTTAAAAAGTGGCTGCCAGTGGAGAATGTTACCAAAAGAGTTTCCAAAATGGCGGAATTGTTACGACTATTTTAAGAAGTGGAGTGAAAAAGCAGATGCAAATAAAGAAAGTGTTCTGGAGCTGGTATTAAAAAAAAATAGTTGGCGTGGTCCGACAAAACAATGGTCGGAAAGAAAAAACCAGCTTCTGCATAATTGATGCACAAAGCGTAAAAAATGCAGATACTGCTGAAGAAAAAGGCTATGATGCAGGCAAAAAGGTTTCAGGAATAAAACGCCATATTGCGGTAGATACACAAGGTTTACCCCACGCAATTTATATAACAACGGCAGAAATAACTGATCGTAGTAGCGCTGTGAGAATGGTTAAAAATGCTAAAGAAAACCTATCTGAAGTTAAAAATATACTAGTTGATGCTGGCTACACAGGAGAAAATTTTGCAACACAAATAAAAGCAACTATTGGCGCTACCGTTGAAGTAATAAAGCGAAACGAATTACACACCTTTGTCGTATTGCCGAAAAGATGGGTTGTTGAGAGATCTTTTGCTTGGTTGCAAAAATGTAGGCGATTGTGGAAAAATTGCGAGCGGAAACTCAACACTAGCCTGCAAATGGTCGTTCTTGCTTTCGCTGCTTTGCTTCTGAAAAGATTATGAACAGGCTCTTAGCGGAGCAACATTATAATTGGATCGAAGAAGCTCTATCTTGTACTGATATAAAAGTTGCTTTGCTTACTGGTAAAACTGCGCGCAAGGAAAGAAAGATTATTATGAACGAACTTGCAAGTGGTATTTTAAATATAGTAATTGGTACTCATGCATTATTTCAAGCCAACGTTACATTTAAAAATTTAGGACTCGCAGTCATAGACGAACAACAGCGATTTGGAGTGATGCAGAGGAATCGGTTGGTAGGAAAAGGAGAAAATACCGATATACTTTTTGTTACTGCAACTCCCATTCCAAGAACCTTGCAGCAAGCTATGTATGGTGACGTTGAATGTTCTATTTTAAGGGAAAAACCAAAATCTAGATTGCCAATAAAAACCGTTATTATGAACGTTAAAAAAGTATCAGATATTATTCAAAGACTGAAAGATGCTATAAATAG is from Wolbachia endosymbiont (group B) of Hofmannophila pseudospretella and encodes:
- the murB gene encoding UDP-N-acetylmuramate dehydrogenase; its protein translation is MLISLPKVRGIYRYNVSMSKMTWLNVGGQADVLFKPCDIEDLICLIKDAELPISVIGATSNIIIRDSGIRGIMVKLGKEFAYIKCKDNNSIVAGGAALLSNLAYFAGEQQISGLEFLAGIPGTVGGGIEMNAGAYGSDIASVVQSIRAVNLEDGNLYEFSSEEMGYFYRGHDLKGKWIFVEAEFKGVSSEYELILQRLKEVIDKKNKSQPVRGKTAGCIFKNPRGYQAWKLIDESGCRGLNNGRAKISKKHCNFLLNYNNATALDLENLGNRVQNAVKDKFNVELEWEIRVLGSYSSTSTY
- the hemC gene encoding hydroxymethylbilane synthase, whose product is MLVKIGTRGSDLAITQALEAKQRLLESFPNLSVEIIKIKTSGDKYANVTLAEIGGKGLFLREIEDELLENNIDMAVHSLKDVPAFFSKDLTIPCVLERLSPCDVFISHKYKSLKTLPQQATIATSSIRRKVQLLNLRPDLNVVPLRGNVTTRLQNQNFDGMILAEAGLIRLKKHHLITEVLSPKVMLNAVGQGAICIQCRKNDIKVIDLLEKINNNMSFIRAKSERSFMKTVNGSCFTPLAALAEYMSENMLRLRCMLAGERGIYFTERTSFVEDAEEMGVNAGVELKSKCL
- the secD gene encoding protein translocase subunit SecD, with the protein product MLNKLTVKSLSVLLIFLLSLYIILPNFFDNKFLTSKKRINLGLDLKGGSSILLNVDLDFYFKEKLSMLADEIKEGLLTQRIEFSIKNDKQIVVTLSNMDDYKKVSMLIHKINPNLELNRKDTSIFISYKPHYKNSLINEVVSESIINVQRRLDKLGTKEVSVQKQGQNKILVQVPGVEDTQQIKSLLGKTAKLAFHLANTNVAKMQDIDHDTTIMLKDSLGNSYPIFRKTEIGGDSLVNASVRFGNLGKPTVHFKFDSVASKRFAKITKENVGKPFAIVLDNTVLTVPTIREPILNGEGEISGNFTEKQASELAILLKSGALPAPLKIIEEKNIGPSLGEESIKAGEVAAIISIIAVGLSIIITYGKLGFLASVALVFNVISILLILTLLEATLTLPGIAGIALTVGMSVDANVLIFERIREEIRAGKRTARAIEEGFKNAIKTILDSNLTTLIASGIMFIIGSGAIRGFSITLSIGVLCSMFSAIIVTKLLIELCMNPKKLVL
- a CDS encoding transposase is translated as MVSKRQEVICPGFKRKRVSMIGALNEGKVKAPWIIDGYCNSEIFDAYVENVLVPVFKPGQTIVLDNASFYKSARTKNLIENIGCKILFLPPYSPDLNPIEKF
- a CDS encoding P44/Msp2 family outer membrane protein, which encodes MIIRISIALFFIFIPCVYFFITYISNNRHIEQVQPLKLETDNNESVIRSEEVAEREIPIKYQELKSSSPSIFQAAGQKNMWPRITDQAEPTKEKSKKLDFYVSANGGKIYNDNSETFVKGIKAIGERFINLINTANPNLSLQEKVVSLFIKAGLVDEIQSIEKFNGKIDFQWLRSVSLGYYAGENGRVDFEAMYSTANIKDSNSPPVFEKSASVFAFLLNFYYNSSIQDTQFAPYIGLGIGPTVFRLKKINGSPENSMPLNVPWFAYQIKLGVDYSIIPEVKTFFGYRYFSIPIPIADDISTHNIEVGLMFNF
- the mtaB gene encoding tRNA (N(6)-L-threonylcarbamoyladenosine(37)-C(2))-methylthiotransferase MtaB produces the protein MNEVITFGCRLNFYESELIKEALKKAKRENVVVVHSCAVTNEAERQVKQKIRKIYKNDPSKEIIVVGCAVQLDPKSYSDIPGVSKVLGNQDKLRAENYLLNNDETLVSDNQVEPILINGFEDKSRAFIEIQNGCNHSCTFCSITEARGNNRSVPVNNIIEQIKIFIENGYQEVVFTGVDITDFGTDLFGKQSLGSMVRRVLKDIPQLKRLRLSSIDVAEVDDELMDLIANESRLMPHLHLSLQSGNNLILKRMKRRHNREQVIEFYHKMKSLRPNIAFGADIIAGFPTETDEMFQDTVDLLKKINVVYLHAFPYSERKNTPAARMPQIPENVRKERVKHLREINKEMMSSFYQSLLGTEQSVLVEQNNIGRTENFAVIKLTSRVQAKSIVKAHVKGIENNCLIGNIIS
- a CDS encoding IS5 family transposase (programmed frameshift) yields the protein MRSLYPSDISREKFEIIVADLESCRKRTKPRTLDLYHVFCGVLYVLKSGCQWRMLPKEFPKWRNCYDYFKKWSEKADANKESVLELVLKKIVGVVRQNNGRKEKTSFCIIDAQSVKNADTAEEKGYDAGKKVSGIKRHIAVDTQGLPHAIYITTAEITDRSSAVRMVKNAKENLSEVKNILVDAGYTGENFATQIKATIGATVEVIKRNELHTFVVLPKRWVVERSFAWLQKCRRLWKNCERKLNTSLQMVVLAFAALLLKRL